A stretch of the Papaver somniferum cultivar HN1 chromosome 6, ASM357369v1, whole genome shotgun sequence genome encodes the following:
- the LOC113290332 gene encoding proteasome subunit beta type-5-like, whose product MRGIVLNIDPYFVRKWGRAVGVRFKEGVVLAAHRLETFRENSGGQDTLVFAMTGDPVRAEKARQGLIQKVTYILSDEMGGNLFLVSFANTSVSFKPDAYAAGSGSMSSHAALDMLYEKNMSLEEATDLALQAIYDAAFSHTVDGQAVEAVDGDVTFKRHDVKDLHAKYGHLVASFFILRDPKKPHVVPTIILVCVPTIILVCGEAM is encoded by the exons ATGAGAGGGATCGTTCTAAATATTGACCCGTATTTTGTTAGAAAATGGGGTCGAGCTGTGGGTGTGCGCTTTAAAGAGGGAGTAGTTTTGGCAGCACACCGTCTGGAAACCTTCAGAGAAAACTCTG GAGGGCAAGACACCTTGGTATTTGCCATGACTGGAGATCCTGTACGAGCAGAGAAAGCAAGACAGGGTTTGATCCAAAAGGTAACTTATATTCTCTCAGATGAAAT GGGAGGGAATTTGTTCCTTGTTTCTTTTGCAAACACAAGTGTTTCGTTTAAACCGGATGCATATGCTGCTGGATCAGGATCAATGTCTTCGCATGCGGCCCTTGATATGCT atatgagaagaatatgTCACTAGAAGAGGCAACAGATCTCGCCCTACAAGCTATCTATGATGCTGCTTTTTCCCATACAGTGGACGGACAGGCAGTTGAGGCAGTTGACG GAGACGTCACTTTCAAGCGTCATGATGTCAAGGATCTACATGCAAAATATGGCCACCTGGTAGCATCTTTCTTTATATTAAGAGACCCCAAAAAGCCACATGTCGTTCCCACAATCATTTTGGTTTGTGTTCCCACAATCATTTTGGTTTGTGGTGAAGCCATGTAA
- the LOC113286574 gene encoding uncharacterized protein LOC113286574 isoform X1 has product MILRMSGTTRAVKLAGETGEVLRSIGHNTRDRLVKAEKAGDELETIKESAKYLCKHFKSEKDKLHVEILVAGWDNVQKEGAPCIWYGNHLCPSIVASQRAIGPGRVPARRILA; this is encoded by the exons ATGATACTAAGAATGTCTGGAACTACTAGAGCAGTTAAACTTGCAGGAGAGACTGGTGAAGTTCTTCGCTCGATTGGGCACAACACACGTGATAGa TTGGTAAAGGCAGAAAAGGCTGGAGACGAATTAGAGACCATCAAGGAGTCCGCTAAATACCTGTGTAAACATTTTAAGTCTGAGAAAGACAAACTACATGTTGAGATCCTAGTCGCTGGCTGGGACAATGTGCAAAAG GAGGGTGCACCTTGTATTTGGTATGGTAATCATCTCTGTCCAAGTATTGTGGCGTCACAAAGAGCCATAGGTCCTGGCAGAGTTCCCGCACGCCGTATTTTGGCCTG A
- the LOC113286574 gene encoding uncharacterized protein LOC113286574 isoform X2: MILRMSGTTRAVKLAGETGEVLRSIGHNTRDRLVKAEKAGDELETIKESAKYLCKHFKSEKDKLHVEILVAGWDNVQKEGAPCIWYGNHLCPSIVASQRAIDIKLA, encoded by the exons ATGATACTAAGAATGTCTGGAACTACTAGAGCAGTTAAACTTGCAGGAGAGACTGGTGAAGTTCTTCGCTCGATTGGGCACAACACACGTGATAGa TTGGTAAAGGCAGAAAAGGCTGGAGACGAATTAGAGACCATCAAGGAGTCCGCTAAATACCTGTGTAAACATTTTAAGTCTGAGAAAGACAAACTACATGTTGAGATCCTAGTCGCTGGCTGGGACAATGTGCAAAAG GAGGGTGCACCTTGTATTTGGTATGGTAATCATCTCTGTCCAAGTATTGTGGCGTCACAAAGAGCCATAG ACATAAAATTGGCATGA